The genome window CCTTTATATTTTATGGACAATTAACTACACAACATGAACAATAGGGAGGAATAAAAGGGGCGAAAAATTTCAAGCTTTCAATCAATGAATGATTTGTTTAACCTTAACAAGGGAGCTTAGATGATGAAGAATTTGATGACTACTTTAGCTGCTGTTTTGCTCATCATCTCCGTCGTGCAAAGCCAACCGCTCGATCTCGTCATCGATGCGCAAAAGGACGCCTGGTACGAACAGCTGACCGGCCCGGCGGATGGTTTCATTATCATTCCGGCGGCCTGCTACAACACCAACGGGCAACCGAATGATGATGCGGATCTATCGGCCAAACTGTGGACCGCCTGGGATGAAAATTATTTGTACTTTTACCAAGAGGTAAAAGACAATGTCGTTCATCTCAACAATCCGACCTCCTGGCAGAACGACATACTCGAAATGTACTTTGACCCGGATCCTGCCGCTGCCAAGGCAACCGGCCAGATCGGCATTACCATAACGGCATTGGATTCGGCCGACGTCGAAAATCCGGCAAACTTGACCGGAGTTATGAACTTGACCGGCAACGGCATGGCGGCCGGAAATGTGGTATCCAAAGAAGATTATGCCCGGCGGTTGACCGAGGACGGCTATATACTCGAAGGCCGCATCAAGTGGGAGTGGATCAAGGCAACTGACGGCCGCAACCCCATCACGCCGGCTGTCGGCAACATTTTTGGTCTGGCGACCATGAACCACGACAACGACGTCGCGCAAAGAGAAGGATCGATCACCTGGGCGACGATCATGGATGATGCGGTTTGGAATCAGCCGCCGATGCACGGCAAAGTCGAATTCCTCGAGAACAACAAGCTGAAATTCAGCGCGGAAAACGCCATCACCGGCGTTAAAAATCCATTGGCACCGCTCTATGAGCCCAATGGGCTTCCCGAGCCGTGGTTGACCATGGATATCGGCGATGTAGCGGCAGCCGGCAGCGCCGAGTTTGCCGATGACAAATTTACCGTCACAGGCTCCGGCGCCGATATCTGGGGAACCAAAGACGGCTTTCGCTTTGTTTTCCAAACCGTAACCGGCGATGTGGAAATTACCGCCTATTTGGAATCTTTGACCAAGTCAGACCCGTGGACGAAAGGCGCCTTGATGATTCGTGACGCGCTTAACGACAGCTCGGCGCATGCCATTGTTGCGCTAGCTTCGGACAACGGCGAAGCGTTTCAGTGGCGCCCGGCCCCCGGAAAAGAGAGCAACCATATTGCCGGCGTCACTACGGTTGTGCCGCCCAAGTGGCTCAAACTGCAGCGCATCGGCGATGTGTTTGCCGGCTATACTTCTCCTGACGGCGTGAAATGGGATTTCATCGGCAGAGCGACGATTCCCATGAGCGGCCAGGTCTATGTCGGAATGGCCGTCACTGCTCACAACAACGGCGCTCTTTCGACTGCGGTCTATTCGAATGTCGAAATCAACCGCTCGCCGGTTACACCGGAGCTCAATTTCAACATGGTCATCGACGGTCAACGCGATCCATGGTACAAGTTCCTCAGCGGGCCCGATAACGGCTATATTGTCATTCCTGCTGCCGCTTATAACGACAACGGCCAGCCCGATAATGCCGCCGATCTTTCCGCCTCGCTATGGACGGCGTGGGATGAGACATATCTTTATGTCTACGAGGAAGTTAAGGACAACAAAGTGAACGTCAACAATCCCACCTCCTGGCAGAATGACGTGTTGGAGCTGTACTTTGATCCGGATCCTTCGCAACCGGTTACGACCGGCCAGATCGGCATCACCATCACGGCGCTTGACACGCCGGATGTGGACCCGGCAAATTGGAGCGGCATCACTAACCTGACCGGTAACGGCGGAGCAACCGGCAACGTCGTCACCAAAGAAGATTATGCCCGCACCAAAATTTCCGGCGGTTATGCCATCGAAGCGCGCATCAAGTGGGAGTGGTTGAAAGATGCCACCCGTTCTTTGACTCCCGAGGTCGGTAAAATCTTCGGCCTGGCCATTATGAATCACGACAACGACGTAGACAAACGGGAAGGCTCGATTTCCTGGGCAACCGTTTTGAAGGATAACGTCTGGAATACCCCGGCCAACCACGGAACCGTCGAGTTTCTACCCGACCATCAGCTCAAAATGACGCCGGTCAGCCCGAGAGATCCTGCCCTCAGCAATCCTCTGGCACCGCTCTATGTGCCGACCAGCCTGCCTGCGGACTGGCTGACGATGAACCTTGGAGCCGTGCCGGCTCCCGGAAGTGTCACCGAGAGCAGCGGCACGTGGACGGTTGCCGGAGCCGGAGCGGATATTGGGGGAACGGAAGATGCTTTCCGTTTCGCTTTCCAAGTTCGCAGCGGCGACATTGAACTGACCGCCAAGTTAGAGAGCCTGACCAAATCCGATCCGTGGACCAAAGCCGGGCTGATGATCCGCGACGACTTGACGCCCAACTCTGCTTACGCCTTTATCTGCCTGGCTTCGGACAACGGCGAGCATTTCCAGTATCGTACCAAAGCCGGTCAGGAAAGCCAAGATGCGGCAGGCGAACCGAAGGTCAAGGCGCCGCGCTTTGTCAAGATCGTTCGCATCGGTGACCTCTTGCAAGGATGGACTTCGGTGGACGGCAAAGCCTGGCTGAAGGTCGGGCAGACGGAGATCAAGATGACCGGTCAGATTTATGTCGGTATGGCGGTCACGGCTCATCACGCGACCAAGACCTCAACTGCCGTATTCTCGGGCGTGCAATTCAAGACCAAACCGACGGCAGTGGAAGAGAAAATCTCCGATCGCCTGCCGGACAGCTACGAGCTGTTGCAGAACTATCCGAACCCGTTCAATCCTACCACCACCCTCAGCTTCTCGCTGCCTGTCGATGATAAAGTCAAACTGGCTGTTTACGACATCCTCGGCCGCGAAGTCAGAGTGCTGGTGGACGGTAAATTGACGGCGGGCGTTTACCGCTACGAGTTCGATGCGGCCGACTTGCCGTCCGGCGTCTATTTCTACCGTCTGAAAACGGCCAATCACACTTTAACCAATAAAATGATGCTGATTAAATAGCCGTTGTCATCATAACCTTCGAAAAACCTTTAGGGCGGTTGCGCCCTAAAGGTTTTTCTTTATCCGTCAGTCAATGAAAACCAAAAAAATCATTTTTACCGCAATTCTTTGGCTGCTGCCGTTCCTCTTCTTGGCCTGCCTGGAAGGAGTATTGCAAATTATCCGCTATGGAGGGAATCGCGATCTATTTGTCCTGCAAAAGAGCGGCTCGATTTCGGAATATGTTCTCAACGAAAATTTTACCCGCCGCTACTTTTTTCAAAAAGGCATCAAAACGCCGGTGCCGCTTTCCCAGCGCTTTTTAGCAGTAAAAGACGCTTCGACGCGACGCATTTTTTGTTTGGGTGAGTCGACTACCCAGGGATTTCCTTATCCTCCAAACGGAGCCTATCCCTTCATACTACAGAATATTTTGACGGATTATTATCCTGACAAAAAGATCGAGGTTTTGAATTGCGGCATCACCGGCATCACTTCGCACTGCGTCCTCGACATGGAGCGGGAAATCCTCGACAAATACCGACCGGATGTATTGGTCATCTACACCGGCC of candidate division KSB1 bacterium contains these proteins:
- a CDS encoding T9SS type A sorting domain-containing protein produces the protein MMKNLMTTLAAVLLIISVVQSQPLDLVIDAQKDAWYEQLTGPADGFIIIPAACYNTNGQPNDDADLSAKLWTAWDENYLYFYQEVKDNVVHLNNPTSWQNDILEMYFDPDPAAAKATGQIGITITALDSADVENPANLTGVMNLTGNGMAAGNVVSKEDYARRLTEDGYILEGRIKWEWIKATDGRNPITPAVGNIFGLATMNHDNDVAQREGSITWATIMDDAVWNQPPMHGKVEFLENNKLKFSAENAITGVKNPLAPLYEPNGLPEPWLTMDIGDVAAAGSAEFADDKFTVTGSGADIWGTKDGFRFVFQTVTGDVEITAYLESLTKSDPWTKGALMIRDALNDSSAHAIVALASDNGEAFQWRPAPGKESNHIAGVTTVVPPKWLKLQRIGDVFAGYTSPDGVKWDFIGRATIPMSGQVYVGMAVTAHNNGALSTAVYSNVEINRSPVTPELNFNMVIDGQRDPWYKFLSGPDNGYIVIPAAAYNDNGQPDNAADLSASLWTAWDETYLYVYEEVKDNKVNVNNPTSWQNDVLELYFDPDPSQPVTTGQIGITITALDTPDVDPANWSGITNLTGNGGATGNVVTKEDYARTKISGGYAIEARIKWEWLKDATRSLTPEVGKIFGLAIMNHDNDVDKREGSISWATVLKDNVWNTPANHGTVEFLPDHQLKMTPVSPRDPALSNPLAPLYVPTSLPADWLTMNLGAVPAPGSVTESSGTWTVAGAGADIGGTEDAFRFAFQVRSGDIELTAKLESLTKSDPWTKAGLMIRDDLTPNSAYAFICLASDNGEHFQYRTKAGQESQDAAGEPKVKAPRFVKIVRIGDLLQGWTSVDGKAWLKVGQTEIKMTGQIYVGMAVTAHHATKTSTAVFSGVQFKTKPTAVEEKISDRLPDSYELLQNYPNPFNPTTTLSFSLPVDDKVKLAVYDILGREVRVLVDGKLTAGVYRYEFDAADLPSGVYFYRLKTANHTLTNKMMLIK